The window GTCTGATCGCCGTGCAGCGCTCCCTGATCTACCAGAGTGGCCGGGAAGCGCCCGAGATCGAACGCTCGGCCATTCCGGGCTTCCGGGAGGTCACCGTCACGACCGCCGACGGTCTCGATCTCATTGCCTGGTATCTCGGGGCGTCCGACGGCAAGCCGGTCATCGTCATGTTCCACGGGAACGCCGGTCACATCGGTCATCGCACGGGCAAGCTGGCGGCCCTGGCCGAGGCCGGTCACGGCCTCTTCCTCATGGAGTATCGGGGCTACGGCGGCAATCCCGGCAAGCCCGACGAAGACGGCCTCTATGCCGACGGACGGGCCGCACTCGACTGGCTGGCGGCAGAGGGCATCGCGGGTGACGGGATCGTCGTTTACGGCGAATCGCTCGGCACCGGCGTCGCTGTGGCCATGGCGGCCGAACACGACATTGCCGCCCTGGTTCTGGAGGCTCCCTTCGATTCCCTCGCCAGCGTGGCCGGCCATCATTACTGGTTCGTGCCGTTTGCCGGCCATGCGGTGTTCGACCGTTATGCCTCCGACGAAAAGATCGCCGGGATCGGTGCACCGGTTCTGATGATGCACGGCACGAAGGATCCGACGATCCCGCTCAAGTTCGCCGAGGCGCTCCATGAGGCGGCGGTCGAACCCAGGGAGCTCTGGATCGCGCCCGAAGCCGGACACAACGATCTCTACGATCATGGTGCCGCCGAGGTTGTTCTCGACTTCCTCGGCACCCATGTGGGGAACAACCCCGCAAACTGAGCCCTGCGTCTCGTGCTCCGGACCAGCCTTGCCACACCGCGCCAACGCATCCTCGCCATTGTCGAGGACCGGCGCTTCACGCGCACGATCACCGTGCTGATCATGATCAACGCGATCCTGCTGGGGCTGGAGACGGTGCCTTCGGTGATGACCCCCTGGGGTTGGCTGATCGTCGGGCTCGACACCGTGATCCTTGCCATCTTCGTGTTCGAGATTGCGCTGCGCATGATTGCCCACGGCAAGGTCTTCTGGCGCGATCCCTGGAGCCTCTTCGACACCGCCGTGGTCGCCGTCGCGCTCGTGCCTTCGGGCGGATCGCTCTCGGTCCTGCGCGCCCTGAGGATCCTGCGTGTGCTGCGTCTGATCTCCGTCGTGCCGCGCTTGCGGAAGGTGGTCGAGACGCTGATGCGCTCGCTGCCGGGCATGGGCTCGATCGCCCTGTTGCTCGTCATGCTGTTCTATGTCTTCGCGGTGATGGCCACCAAGCTCTTCGGCCAGAACTTCCCCGAGTGGTTCGGCTCGATCGGTCAGTCGATGTACTCGCTCTTCCAGATCATGACGCTGGAGAGCTGGTCGATGGGCATCGTGCGCCCGGTCATGGCGGTTCACCCCATGGCCTGGGCCTTCTTCGTGCCCTTCATCCTGGTCGTCAGCTTCGCTGTGCTGAACCTCTTCATCGCCGTCGTTGTCGACTCGATGCAGCAGGTTCACCAGGAAGAGCAGGACAGCCTGATCAAGAGCGCCGAGGAGATTGCCCAGCGCGAGCGCGCCGCCCTGCACGACGACATCCGCACCCTGCGCGAGGAAATCAGCCACTTGCGCGCCGACCTCGACCGCAGGGACGATCGCGCCGCCCGCTCCAGCGGGTCATACCGGGCAGGACCCGCAAGGCCGCCGATCCGGGTGCCCGGGAGCCCCGAACCTGACGGTTGAGGTCCCGGCTCGCGCTTCGCTTGGCCGGGCTGACACGATCCCGGGTCTAGGAACCCGCTCGCCACGCGGCCAGCGCCCGGTCGAAGCGGTCGCGGTTTTCGGCCGTGTAGGCGACGTAGTCGACATCAAGGTCGGAATGGACCTCCTGAACCATCGACCACATGGCCTCGCGCAAGAGCGAGGCACACATCATCGCACCCAGGCGGCGGCGATCCGCTTCGGTCACCTCGCGGTCCAGCAGCAGCGCCATCAGCCGGTCGCACGGGCCTGCATCGAGCTGGTTGTTCGAGGCCAGGTTGGCGATGTCGAAGAGCGGCGTGTCGTAGCCCGCATACTCCCAGTCGACCAGCCACAGGCGGCTGCCGTCGTCGATGAAGTTCGCGGGCAGAAGATCGTTGTGGCAGAGCGCCAGTTCGACCGGCCCGAGCGCCGTCTCGAGTTCATCGGCGATCGCCATCAGCCCGGGCACATCGTCCTTCAGGCGATGGTCGTCGTCGATCATGCGATGGCCGTAGTCACGCACGACATGAAACACCCAGAAGAGCGGTGCCCGGCCACGCAGGTGCCGCGCGCCCTCATCATGCAGCCGGCGCAGCAAATCGGTGATGCGTTCGAGGTTCGCGTGTTCCCGAACGTCGTCTTCGCCGAAGGTCTTGCCGTCGATCCAGTCCAGAACCAGGGCACCCCTGGCGGTGAATACCACGGCGGGCGCCACGCCGACCGCCTGGGCCGCGCGGCTGCACGCGGTCTCGTATGTTCGGCGGATGCCATGGACGGGAATGTTCCCGCCGATGCGGACCATGTAGCTCCTGTCGGCATCGTCGATGCGGAAATTCGTGTTGGTGATGCCGCCCGGGACCGGTTGCGGATCGACCGGCCCGCTCCAGCACGGCAGGGCGGCGGCCTTTGCGGCGGCGTCATCAATCGACATGGAGGCGGCTCCCGACGGTTTCAGATGCCCAATCTAGTCCGCCGCCGCAAGCCTTCAAGCGCCCGGGAACTCTGCTATAACAGCCTCGACTTCTGCGTTGGCGGACATCCATGGCGTTGCTGGCTCCCACGAACGAATGTTAGAAGCAATCTCAAGGCCCATATGGAGAAGGGCCGTCACGAACAACCTTTGAGGAAGGGCATGTCATGAGTGACGACGTGAAAATGTGGGGTGAGGAGGCGTACTTCGGCATCGGCTACGAGTACGATCCGCAGTTTTTCCTGACCGACAGGCAGAAAGGGATTCAGAAGGACCTGATCGAGCTGTGCCGCACGACGCTGAGCGTCAACGCGATCGAGTCCGACAAGGGTTACATCTTCCCGCGCAAGAACTTCGAGGCGCTGGCATCCAGGGGTCTGCTCGGCCTCTTCGTTCCCGAAGAGCTCGGCGGCATGGGCGAGAACCATGTCTGCATGGCGATGGTCGTCGAGACCGTCGCGCGCTACGGCTGCCCGTCGACCGCCATGTGCCTGACCATGCACTACGGCGCCTGCTCGGCGGCGCTGTTCCGCTACCACGACAATCCCGCGATCCAGGACATCATGCGCCGGATCGACAGGGACTGCCTGATCGGCACCCTGAGCTACTCCGACCCCGAGACCGGTTCGCACTTCTGGTATCCGATCTCGTCGGGTGCCGAGGAAACCGAAGACGGCTGGAAGGTCATGAAGAAGGCCTCGTGGACGACCTCGGGCGGCTTCGCCGACTGGTACGTTGTGCAGACCACGAGCCCCGGCTTCGGCGGTGACTTCTCCGATCTCTCGGTCTGGCTGATCATGGCCGACGAGGTGCAGGCCGATGTGGCCGGCTGGGATGGCATGGGTATGCGCGGCAACCAGTCCGGCGCGCTTCTGGTCGACAACGTCACCATTCCTAGGAACCGCATGGTCGGTCCGAAGGGCGACGGCGCGGTCTCGAACGACGAGACGGTCGACCCGTTTTTCCTGATCAACTCGTCCTGCGCCTGGAACGGCATCGGCATGGCGATGATCGATCTCGCCAAGCGCCACACCACCCGCAAGCGCCACGTCGACGTCGGTCTTCGGGTTTGTGACTACCCGACCATCCAGGACTATATCGGCGAAGCGATCATCGGCACCAATGCCAGCCGCATGAACGTCTTCGGCATGGCCAGGGCTCTCGATGAGCTGACCGACAACTGCGACTGGTCGATGCACAGCGATCTGGAGGCTGTGCCGCGTTCGGCGCTGCTGAACCAGCTCTGGCAGATCAAGTTCCAGGCGGCCAAGCAGGTCCACGAGACCTCCGACAAGATGCTGCACGCCTGCGGCGGCACTGCCTACAAGGCGGGCCTGGGCATGGAGCGCCTGCTGCGTGACGCCAAGGCCGGCTGGGTCATGGGCCCGACAAACGAGGTGCTGCGCCAGTTCGTCGGCAAACACGCGCTGCTCGGCTTCGACTCGCTCGACTACTGGAATACCGCGATCAACCACCGTTCGATCGATAACGAGGTCAGGAAGATGTCGCCCGACGAGAAGCGCGCCCTGGCCGACCGCCTGCTCTCGGAGGCCACCGCGACCGCCGCCGAGTAAGGCGTCCGACAGATATTCACAGATATTCACAGATATTCAGGGGCCGGTTCGAAAGGGCCGGCCCTCTTTACTTTGGGGGATTATAGGGAATAGTGCCATTTTCTTGTTGTCCCCGGCCCGAACTCGTCATAGGGTAGTGCCAATAGAGGACGAGCGATGAGCAACAAAGCATCGGGCAAAGCCTACCGCAAGGGCATCAGCCTCAAGAAGCTGGGCAAGATGTTTCCGGACGACGACAAGGCGCGGGAGTGGCTCGAAAAGCAGATATGGCCGGACGGGCCGCACTGTCCGCATTGCGGGTCGTTCAATGTCCAGTGCGGGATCGCGCACAAGACGATGACGCATCGCTGCCGGGACTGCCCGAACCGGCCGCGTTTCAGCCTCAAGATGGGGACCATCATGCAGGCGTCGAACCTTGGCTATCGGGATTGGGCCATCGCCATCTACCTTCTGACGACGAACCTCAAGAGCGTGTCGGCCATGAAGCTGCACCGCGACTTGGAAATCTCCTATACCAGCGCATGGCATTTGGCGCACAGGCTTCGGGAAGCGTTCGCGGGCGACGCCGCCGCGCCCTTCCACGGCCCCGCCGAGACGGATGAGACCTACATGGGCGGGAAGCGGAAGAATATGAGCAAGGCAAAGCGGGCCGAGCTCAAGGAGGAAGGCGCGGGCCGGGGAACGGTGGGGAAGACCATCGTGGCCGGCGTGAAGGACCGAGAGACAGGCCAGATTGTCGCCCGTAAGGTTCCGGGAACGGACAAGCCTACGCTGCAAGCCTTCGTGCGGGAGAATGTCGAGGAAGGCGCGACGTTCTACACCGATGAGCATGGCGCTTACACCGGAATGCCGGAATACGACCACGAGGCCGTGAACCACAGCGTCGGGGAATATGTCCGCGACATGGCACACACGAACGGCATTGCGTCGTTCTGGTCGATGCTGAAGCGGGGTTATCAGGGAACCTTCCACCACTTCAGCGAAAAGCACATGGACCGCTACATCGGGGAGTTTGCGGGGCGGCACAATATCCGCGAGGCGGACACCGAAGACATGATGGCGGCCATTGCCCGGCAGGGTGTCGGCAAGCGGCGGCGCTACGCGGACTTGATCGCATGATGCTGGCAACGGCGGAAACACCCCTGTTTGACGAGCTTGCACCATCCACTACCGTTCTGAACGGAGACTGCCGCGAAGCCCTGAAAAGTGTCGCAGAGTCTTCTATTCAGTGTTGTGTCACGTCTCCCCCTTATTGGGGGTTGCGGGACTATGAACACGAGGCGCAAATCGGATCGGAAGATTCGCCGGTCGAGTATATTGAAAACCTTGTTGAGGTGTTTCAAGAAGTTCGGCGAGTGCTGCGGGATGACGGTCTGGTATGGCTTAATCTCGGGGACGGATACGCTCGCAACGGCGGCACGGGTAAGCACGGCCCGAATGCCATAGTTGGCAACACGCGCAAGATGATCCAGCGCCGGAATTGCAAGGTTCCGCCAGTCTGGGGCCTTAAGCCGCTCGACCTGATGGGCCTTCCCTGGCGGGTTGCTTTTGCGCTACAGGAAGACGGCTGGTTCTTGCGCTCGCATATTACATGGGTAAAGACTGCGCCTATGCCGGAGAGTGTTAAAAACCGGCCTACACGCTCGACCGAAGACATTTTTCTGCTGTCAGCTTCCCCCAAATATTTCTACAACTCGAATGGCGTCCGACAGGATTCCGGCGCTAACCTTCGGAACTGTTGGGTCATCGGCCCTGACGGCAATAGTGCGGGTCATCCGGCTGCGTTTCCGCGCGAACTTGCGCGGCGGTGCATATTGCTTGGTTCCCGAATCGGGGATACCGTTTTAGACCCTTTTGGAGGATGCGGAACAGCAGGGGTTGTCGCCAAAAGCTTAAGTCGCGATTCCGTTCTGGTGGAAATCTCGAAAAAGTGGAGCGACGTAATCGAGAGCCAGGTCAATGGCTCGTAAGGACGGCTCGAAGGCGCGCATCCTCAACTACTTTCTGGCCAATCCCGGAAAGGTTCTACAGTCGCAGGACATTCAGGAAGCAAGCGGCGGCGCGGTCGAATGGGCGCGGCGCTTGCGCGAATTGCGCTCGGCAGGCTGGCGCATTCTCACCACGAATGACCGAGCAGGCTTGAAGCCTGGCGAATACATCCTGGAAGACCCGACACCGCCGCCGCAATATCGCTTTGAGTGCCCTATATCTAAGCGGCTGCGTGCGGAGGTCTTTGAGCGAAACGGGATGACCTGCCAGATGTGTGGGATCGGTGCTGGCGATTTGACGGAAGACGGCCGCAAAGCCCGGTTGCATGTCGGCCATATCAAAGACCGCTCACACGGCGGCAGGGACGAATTGTCCAACCTTCGCGCTTTGTGCAGCGACTGCAATCAGGGGGCGAAGAACCTTGTCCAGGAGCCGCCTAGCTGGACTTGGCTGCTGGGCCAGTTGCGGCGAGCAACACAGGATGACCAGCGGGCGGCGCTCGACTGGCTCAAACGTAAATTCGGGGAGGACTGACCATGACCATCGAGCGCCGCAAGGTGCGGTTGCGGCCGCACGGCTACCAGCCGACGAAGGCCGAGCTTGAGGCCGACATGAGCATCCGCCGCGCGGACGACTCGCGCCCGACGCCGGAGGAAGTCGCCCGCGTCGCGCTGGCGCAAGTCAGGATTGTCGAGGAGTCGCGAGATTAGCAGCCACCTTGGCACTATTCTCTATAATCTCCTTTTTTGCGCGTGACTCATCTTTGCGCGTGACTCGGCGATCTCCCGGCTTCACTGCGTCACTGGCCGGGGATGAGCGTCTGTCTGCAAGAAGGGGCCTCAGGATGGCCGCATCCCGGATCGCAATCGGAGCCCCGGATCATATTGCAGATGTACCGGGGCCAGCCACGTGCTCGGGCAGAACCATCGCCGAGGCCGTCATCCACGCCGCCCCCGCTGCCCACATGCGCATGATCGGCGAGGCCGAGGCCGCACGCAGCTGACGGCAGACCCCTTGCGGCCTCGTCGGTTCAATCCTAGAAGTCGCGACGGGACACAACATCTGCTTGCAGGGGACATACGCGGCACATGGGAGAGTTACTGAGTCTGGCCGGCGATAACATCCTGTCGCCGCCGATCCTGTTCTTCGCTCTCGGGTTCGTCGCCGCCCTTCTTCGTTCCGATCTCGCCATCCCGGAAACCATCGGCAAGACGATCGCGCTCTATCTGATGTTCGCGATCGGCTTCAAGGGCGGGGCATCGCTCGCGACCGAAGGCCTCGATGTTCTCGCGCTCTGGGCCGCCCTGCTCGGCATCGCCATGAGCTTCGTCATCCCGATCGTCAGCTTCCGCTTGCTGCGCATGGTCTCGCGTCTGACACGTGTCGATGCGGCTGCGGTCTCTGCCCACTACGGTTCGGTCAGTGTCGTGACCTTCGTGACCGCGGCGAACTTCCTGGATATCGAGAACATTCCCTACGAAGCCTGGATCATCGCCGTTCTGGCGTTGATGGAAACACCCGCGATCGTGACCGGCCTGGCATTGGCCCGCGAGCGCGGCAAGCACGGCGGCCAGGCGCTGTTCTCGACCGAGGTGCTGCGCGAGGTCCTGCTGAACGGCAGCATCGTCATGCTGCTGGGTGCCTTCGCGATCGGCTGGGCGACCGGCGAACAGGGCCTCACCGATGTCGCGCCCTTCATCGTCGATCCCTTCAAGGGTGTGCTCTGCCTCTTCCTGCTCGACATGGGGCTGGTCGCCGCGCGCCAGCTCCACAAGGCCGAGGGCATGGGTCCGTCGACGGTCGCCTTCGGTCTCTACATGCCAATCGTCGGCGGCCTGTTTGGGCTGCTGGGCGCCTGGGCCATCGGCCTTTCGCTCGGCGGCACCACGCTGATCGCTGTGCTGGGTGCCAGCGCCTCCTACATCGCGGTGCCCGCCGCCCTGCGCATGACCCTGCCCCAGGCCAACGCAGCGATCTACCTGACGATGTCGCTCGGCATCACATTCCCGTTCAACGTCCTGATCGGGATCCCGCTTTACCTTGCTGCGGCGGAGTATCTCTACGGCGTGGTCTGACGCGCGTCACGATCGCGGTCGCTCCTTCTTCGGATCGTAGAACGGGAACGGCACGACCGTTGCGGGGATGCGCTTGAGGTGACCGTCCATCTTGCCGACCTCGACCTCGGTACCGACCTCCGCATGGGTCACGTCCATGCGGCAGAGCGCGATGTTCTTCCCGAGGATCGGCGAGATCGTGCCCGATGTGATGACACCGACCTGGGCGCGACCGATGCGCACGCAGTCGCCGTGGGCGGCGGGCTCGCCACCCTCGACCTCAAGGCCGACCAGCGTCTTCTGCGGGCTTGCCTTGCGCCGCTCCAGCGCCGCGCGGCCGATGAAGTCCTCGTCGGTCGACTTGAGCGCCACAGTGAAGCCGATGCCGGCCTCATAGGGGTCGGTCTGGTCGTCGAACTCGTGGCCCGCGAAGATCAGGCCCGCCTCGATACGCAGCATGTCGAGCGCGTCGAGCCCGAGCGGCACGATTCCGCAAGGCGCACCCGCCTCGAAGACAGCATCCCAGACCTGTTCGGCATGTCTGGGATGACACCAGACCTCATAGCCCAGCTCACCGGTGTAGCCGGTGCGCGAGACGACCAGAGGGATGCCGTTGTGATCACCGATGCGGCCGATGGTCGAACGGAACCAGTCGATCTCGTCGAGCGCCGGGCGTGCGGACGCGGTCCAGACGATATCCTTCAGGACGTCGCGGCTCTTCGGCCCCTGGACCGAGATGTTGTGGAGCTGGTCGGTCGAGTTGCGCACCAGGGCACGCAGGCCCCATTCGCGAGCCTTCTGGCGCAGCCATTCGGCACCATGGTCGGAGCCGCCGATCCAGCGATAACCGGTCTCCGACAGACGGAACAGCGTGCCGTCGTCGATCATGCCACCGTGCTCGTAACACATGGCGGAATAGACGACCTCGAGATCGCTGAGGCGCCGGACATTGCGCGTCAGCGTGCGCTGCATCAGCTCGGTCGCATCGGGACCGTTGATCTCGACTTTTCTGAGGGCCGAGAGATCCATCGCGATGACACCCTCGCGGGCCGCCCAGTACTCTTCGATCGCACCGTGCCTGGTGTAGCTCGTCGGCAACCAGTAGCCGTTGTAGTCGGTGATGTTGCGGGTCAGTGCAGAGGTCCGGGAATGGAACCCGGTCTCCTTGGTCGGCTGGGGATCGGAATCGGGCATGGCTCGGAACGCAATCGATGTCTTGAAGACGTTTTCGGGGCGGTAAACGCGGACCAGGATGTCGGTCGGGTTCCAGCCGTTGGCCGGATCGAGCGCGTCGCCGCAGGCGGAGCTGACACAGACCATATCCTGCATGGCGCGGCTCAGGACATAGTCTCCCGGGCGTGACCAGGGCTCCTCCAGGTAGATCTGGTTCCGGTCGTCGACCCGGGTATTGTAGAAGTAGTTCATCGCCCGCCAGCCGGCTCGCGGCCTGATGCCCCAGGAAGCGAGCGCCATGTTGAAGTTGTCCGTGCAGTTCGGATGGCCGGGATAACCGGCCTCGTCGTAGTAGCGCGACGTGCAGGCGTAGTTGAAAGCGTCGTGCCGACCGACCGTGTCCTGGATGAACTCGATGGACGGCTGCAG is drawn from Rhodospirillales bacterium and contains these coding sequences:
- a CDS encoding alpha/beta hydrolase, which encodes MPWRIAAAALVGCGVTAAGLIAVQRSLIYQSGREAPEIERSAIPGFREVTVTTADGLDLIAWYLGASDGKPVIVMFHGNAGHIGHRTGKLAALAEAGHGLFLMEYRGYGGNPGKPDEDGLYADGRAALDWLAAEGIAGDGIVVYGESLGTGVAVAMAAEHDIAALVLEAPFDSLASVAGHHYWFVPFAGHAVFDRYASDEKIAGIGAPVLMMHGTKDPTIPLKFAEALHEAAVEPRELWIAPEAGHNDLYDHGAAEVVLDFLGTHVGNNPAN
- a CDS encoding ion transporter; amino-acid sequence: MINAILLGLETVPSVMTPWGWLIVGLDTVILAIFVFEIALRMIAHGKVFWRDPWSLFDTAVVAVALVPSGGSLSVLRALRILRVLRLISVVPRLRKVVETLMRSLPGMGSIALLLVMLFYVFAVMATKLFGQNFPEWFGSIGQSMYSLFQIMTLESWSMGIVRPVMAVHPMAWAFFVPFILVVSFAVLNLFIAVVVDSMQQVHQEEQDSLIKSAEEIAQRERAALHDDIRTLREEISHLRADLDRRDDRAARSSGSYRAGPARPPIRVPGSPEPDG
- a CDS encoding phosphotransferase; amino-acid sequence: MSIDDAAAKAAALPCWSGPVDPQPVPGGITNTNFRIDDADRSYMVRIGGNIPVHGIRRTYETACSRAAQAVGVAPAVVFTARGALVLDWIDGKTFGEDDVREHANLERITDLLRRLHDEGARHLRGRAPLFWVFHVVRDYGHRMIDDDHRLKDDVPGLMAIADELETALGPVELALCHNDLLPANFIDDGSRLWLVDWEYAGYDTPLFDIANLASNNQLDAGPCDRLMALLLDREVTEADRRRLGAMMCASLLREAMWSMVQEVHSDLDVDYVAYTAENRDRFDRALAAWRAGS
- a CDS encoding acyl-CoA/acyl-ACP dehydrogenase translates to MSDDVKMWGEEAYFGIGYEYDPQFFLTDRQKGIQKDLIELCRTTLSVNAIESDKGYIFPRKNFEALASRGLLGLFVPEELGGMGENHVCMAMVVETVARYGCPSTAMCLTMHYGACSAALFRYHDNPAIQDIMRRIDRDCLIGTLSYSDPETGSHFWYPISSGAEETEDGWKVMKKASWTTSGGFADWYVVQTTSPGFGGDFSDLSVWLIMADEVQADVAGWDGMGMRGNQSGALLVDNVTIPRNRMVGPKGDGAVSNDETVDPFFLINSSCAWNGIGMAMIDLAKRHTTRKRHVDVGLRVCDYPTIQDYIGEAIIGTNASRMNVFGMARALDELTDNCDWSMHSDLEAVPRSALLNQLWQIKFQAAKQVHETSDKMLHACGGTAYKAGLGMERLLRDAKAGWVMGPTNEVLRQFVGKHALLGFDSLDYWNTAINHRSIDNEVRKMSPDEKRALADRLLSEATATAAE
- a CDS encoding IS1595 family transposase; the encoded protein is MSNKASGKAYRKGISLKKLGKMFPDDDKAREWLEKQIWPDGPHCPHCGSFNVQCGIAHKTMTHRCRDCPNRPRFSLKMGTIMQASNLGYRDWAIAIYLLTTNLKSVSAMKLHRDLEISYTSAWHLAHRLREAFAGDAAAPFHGPAETDETYMGGKRKNMSKAKRAELKEEGAGRGTVGKTIVAGVKDRETGQIVARKVPGTDKPTLQAFVRENVEEGATFYTDEHGAYTGMPEYDHEAVNHSVGEYVRDMAHTNGIASFWSMLKRGYQGTFHHFSEKHMDRYIGEFAGRHNIREADTEDMMAAIARQGVGKRRRYADLIA
- a CDS encoding site-specific DNA-methyltransferase; translated protein: MLATAETPLFDELAPSTTVLNGDCREALKSVAESSIQCCVTSPPYWGLRDYEHEAQIGSEDSPVEYIENLVEVFQEVRRVLRDDGLVWLNLGDGYARNGGTGKHGPNAIVGNTRKMIQRRNCKVPPVWGLKPLDLMGLPWRVAFALQEDGWFLRSHITWVKTAPMPESVKNRPTRSTEDIFLLSASPKYFYNSNGVRQDSGANLRNCWVIGPDGNSAGHPAAFPRELARRCILLGSRIGDTVLDPFGGCGTAGVVAKSLSRDSVLVEISKKWSDVIESQVNGS
- a CDS encoding HNH endonuclease; its protein translation is MARKDGSKARILNYFLANPGKVLQSQDIQEASGGAVEWARRLRELRSAGWRILTTNDRAGLKPGEYILEDPTPPPQYRFECPISKRLRAEVFERNGMTCQMCGIGAGDLTEDGRKARLHVGHIKDRSHGGRDELSNLRALCSDCNQGAKNLVQEPPSWTWLLGQLRRATQDDQRAALDWLKRKFGED
- a CDS encoding sodium-dependent bicarbonate transport family permease, with protein sequence MGELLSLAGDNILSPPILFFALGFVAALLRSDLAIPETIGKTIALYLMFAIGFKGGASLATEGLDVLALWAALLGIAMSFVIPIVSFRLLRMVSRLTRVDAAAVSAHYGSVSVVTFVTAANFLDIENIPYEAWIIAVLALMETPAIVTGLALARERGKHGGQALFSTEVLREVLLNGSIVMLLGAFAIGWATGEQGLTDVAPFIVDPFKGVLCLFLLDMGLVAARQLHKAEGMGPSTVAFGLYMPIVGGLFGLLGAWAIGLSLGGTTLIAVLGASASYIAVPAALRMTLPQANAAIYLTMSLGITFPFNVLIGIPLYLAAAEYLYGVV
- a CDS encoding DUF1989 domain-containing protein, with product MLPPGVERYSMDGGGSVVVRIFAGDTVRIVNREGGQVCEVVAMSADGREEPGILGQTGDGPAEGLRTTLAQGGENAGSLLAALKARGLPARFERSIRRFNAETPAHEETGFTVERDGVMVVAAPGGDMEVSDQNPPTGLEFFITRIDPGVAAEKTIPEPLADVRYEYLIKPATAHAYEVYKGEYIQIIDVAGRECTDYQAIALKGLDKGEEYDLDPTATRTLTGTLYTKPGLNAKLFDRALQPSIEFIQDTVGRHDAFNYACTSRYYDEAGYPGHPNCTDNFNMALASWGIRPRAGWRAMNYFYNTRVDDRNQIYLEEPWSRPGDYVLSRAMQDMVCVSSACGDALDPANGWNPTDILVRVYRPENVFKTSIAFRAMPDSDPQPTKETGFHSRTSALTRNITDYNGYWLPTSYTRHGAIEEYWAAREGVIAMDLSALRKVEINGPDATELMQRTLTRNVRRLSDLEVVYSAMCYEHGGMIDDGTLFRLSETGYRWIGGSDHGAEWLRQKAREWGLRALVRNSTDQLHNISVQGPKSRDVLKDIVWTASARPALDEIDWFRSTIGRIGDHNGIPLVVSRTGYTGELGYEVWCHPRHAEQVWDAVFEAGAPCGIVPLGLDALDMLRIEAGLIFAGHEFDDQTDPYEAGIGFTVALKSTDEDFIGRAALERRKASPQKTLVGLEVEGGEPAAHGDCVRIGRAQVGVITSGTISPILGKNIALCRMDVTHAEVGTEVEVGKMDGHLKRIPATVVPFPFYDPKKERPRS